The Streptomyces sp. NBC_01276 genome contains the following window.
ACGCCCGGAAGGGCATCGCCCGCGGTCGCAGCCTTGTCGTGCTGCAGTACGCCGACGGCATCGTGTTCGTCGGCGAGAACCCGTCCCGCGCGCTGCACAAGTTCAGCGAGATCTACGACCGGATCGGCTTCGCGGCCGCCGGCAAGTACAACGAGTACGAGAACCTGCGGATCGGCGGTGTGCGGTACGCCGATCTGCGCGGATACACCTACGACCGCGACGACGTGACGGCCCGTGGGCTGGCGAACGTGTACGCGCAGACGCTCGGCACGATCTTCTCCTCGGCCGGGGAGAAGCCGTACGAGGTGGAGCTGGTCGTCGCCGAGGTGGGTGCCACGGCGGCCGGGGACCAGATCTACCGGCTGCCGCACGACGGCTCGATCGTGGACGAGCACGGCTCGGTCGCGGTCGGCGGGAACGCCGAGCAGATCAGCACCTTCCTCGACCAGCGGCACCAGGACGGGATGACCCTGTCCGAGGCGCTGAAGCTGGCGGTGCAGGCGCTGTCCAGTCAGGCCAACGGCGCGGACAAGGCGATTCCGGCTGA
Protein-coding sequences here:
- the prcA gene encoding proteasome subunit alpha codes for the protein MSTPFYVSPQQAMADRAEYARKGIARGRSLVVLQYADGIVFVGENPSRALHKFSEIYDRIGFAAAGKYNEYENLRIGGVRYADLRGYTYDRDDVTARGLANVYAQTLGTIFSSAGEKPYEVELVVAEVGATAAGDQIYRLPHDGSIVDEHGSVAVGGNAEQISTFLDQRHQDGMTLSEALKLAVQALSSQANGADKAIPAERLEVAVLDRTRSQQRKFKRIRGRQLSRLLEADVPAAAQADAVSNDEAPEDDAE